One Helianthus annuus cultivar XRQ/B chromosome 12, HanXRQr2.0-SUNRISE, whole genome shotgun sequence genomic region harbors:
- the LOC110893823 gene encoding 17.8 kDa class I heat shock protein gives MAMWKPQTLTFTFLMLTTMLFMNTNALIPYNRPLWDMMVPSEDPFRILEQNPLNIAKDIDTINLARADWKETSGHHVISLDVPGMKSPEIKIEVEESRVLKVSGERKAEEEADGDKWHRAERTSGKFWRRFRLPANADIENITAHLEDGVLKIKVPKLAQVKKQSKIIDIIGQESSGEDVKATKADA, from the exons ATGGCAATGTGGAAGCCACAAACACTCACTTTCACTTTCTTAATGTTAACAACAATgttgttcatgaacacaaacgcTTTAATCCCTTACAACCGACCTCTATGGGACATGATGGTTCCTTCTGAGGATCCATTCAGGATCCTCGAACAAAACCCGCTCAATATCGCTAAAGATATCGACACTATCAACCTGGCACGTGCCGACTGGAAAGAAACTTCGGGTCACCACGTGATCTCCCTTGATGTCCCCGGAATGAAGAGCCCGGAGATAAAGATCGAGGTGGAAGAGAGCCGGGTGCTCAAAGTTAGCGGGGAGAGGAAGGCGGAGGAGGAAGCGGATGGCGACAAGTGGCACCGGGCGGAGAGGACAAGTGGAAAGTTTTGGAGACGGTTCAG GTTACCGGCGAATGCTGACATAGAGAACATAACGGCGCACCTTGAAGATGGCGTGTTGAAGATCAAGGTACCGAAGTTGGCTCAGGTGAAGAAACAGTCCAAGATTATTGACATTATCGGACAAGAGAGCTCAGGTGAAGACGTCAAAGCAACAAAGGCTGATGCTTGA